In Actinomadura citrea, a single window of DNA contains:
- a CDS encoding ATP-binding cassette domain-containing protein encodes MSGIVVEARELRVRCGAQTVGDFSFEVPEGEVYALLGHAGSGKTLLLEVLAGLRRLCGGAVRVRGIDPYAAREGLRIGTVWRDGGLFPGLTVFEIVAGRHRWTLDPLAADEVLALTGLEESAGTRFERLTAGERRRLDLALALLDRSDVLFLDEPTSGLDSGTIHRMWTALRRIAASGTTVLLTTRDAAEARRADGVGVVDRARPVAPRGGTGMIPVRGPAPSGGSGAARFWSQAAASRAPSSEAV; translated from the coding sequence ATGAGCGGAATCGTCGTGGAGGCGCGGGAGCTGCGCGTCCGCTGCGGCGCCCAGACGGTCGGGGACTTCTCGTTCGAGGTGCCGGAGGGCGAGGTCTACGCGCTGCTCGGCCACGCGGGGTCGGGCAAGACCCTGCTGCTGGAGGTGCTGGCAGGCCTCCGCCGCCTCTGCGGCGGCGCGGTGCGCGTCCGGGGCATCGACCCGTACGCGGCGCGGGAGGGGCTGCGGATCGGCACGGTGTGGCGGGACGGCGGGCTGTTCCCCGGCCTCACCGTCTTCGAGATCGTCGCGGGCCGGCACCGCTGGACGCTGGACCCGCTGGCGGCGGACGAGGTGCTCGCGCTGACCGGCCTGGAGGAGTCCGCCGGGACGCGGTTCGAGCGGCTGACGGCCGGGGAGCGCCGGCGGCTCGACCTGGCGCTGGCGCTGCTGGACCGCTCGGATGTGCTCTTCCTGGACGAGCCCACGTCCGGCCTCGACAGTGGAACGATCCATCGAATGTGGACGGCACTGCGCCGGATCGCCGCGTCCGGCACGACGGTCCTGCTGACCACGCGCGACGCGGCCGAGGCTCGGCGCGCCGACGGCGTCGGCGTCGTCGACCGGGCGCGGCCCGTGGCGCCGCGCGGCGGGACCGGCATGATCCCGGTCCGCGGGCCCGCCCCGTCCGGCGGTTCCGGCGCCGCTCGGTTCTGGTCTCAGGCGGCCGCGAGCCGAGCTCCGAGCTCCGAGGCCGTGTAG
- a CDS encoding helix-turn-helix transcriptional regulator, translating to MIRKTVPVSAEKETVYNRIPVLRAERGVSRRDLAAALGVHYQTVGYLERGEYSPSLHLALRIAEYFEVPVEVVFSLKPFPRIGDTP from the coding sequence GTGATCCGCAAGACTGTCCCGGTGTCCGCCGAGAAGGAGACCGTCTACAACCGGATCCCGGTGCTGAGGGCGGAACGCGGCGTCTCGCGCCGCGACCTCGCCGCCGCACTGGGGGTGCACTACCAGACGGTCGGTTACCTGGAACGGGGCGAGTACAGCCCCAGCCTGCACCTCGCCCTCCGCATCGCCGAGTACTTCGAGGTGCCCGTCGAAGTCGTCTTCTCCCTCAAGCCGTTCCCCAGAATCGGAGACACGCCATGA
- a CDS encoding alpha-1,4-glucan--maltose-1-phosphate maltosyltransferase yields the protein MHVESGTSSMPGIPRLGRIPIVDVAPVVDCGRWPAKAVVGETVEVSATVFREGHERLGAGVVLRTPEGEELAPQRMSEVGVGLDRWSAQVTPTEMGSWAFRVEAWGDPIAHWRHDAEIKIPRGQDVELMLTEGARLFARAAEAVPGKDRPTVERLAKRLRDETVPVTDRMEAVADPDVEDVLERHPLRDLLTVSDWYPLVVHRQRALFGAWYEFFPRSEGATFDPLGRRGPISGTFRTAMKRLPAIADMGFDVVYLPPIHPIGTAHRKGPNNTLDAGPYDPGSPWAIGSADGGHDTVHPDLGTLDDFDAFVEHAGNCGLEIALDLALQCSPDHPWVTQHPEWFTTRADGTIAHAENPPKKYQDIYPLNFDHDPDGLYTAVKNLLHHWIDHGVKIFRVDNPHTKPVAFWERLLADIHTTDPDVLFLAEAFTRPAMMHTLAKIGFHQSYTYFTWRNNAEELTRYFTELTGPTAAYMRPNLFTNTPDILNEYLQHGGRPAFEIRAILAALLSPTWGIYSGYELCENTPVRPGSEEYRDSEKYQYRPRDWETADRTGTTIAPLITTLNTLRNTHPALQQLRNLHFHHIDQPELLAFSKRHLHDTVLTIINLNPHHPREATVHLDLPALGLPDDPDQPHTLTDQLDGTTYTWRGSNYVYLDPRVRPAHVLTFGSSES from the coding sequence ATGCACGTGGAGTCCGGAACGTCCAGTATGCCCGGCATTCCGAGGCTCGGCCGCATTCCCATCGTCGACGTGGCGCCGGTGGTGGACTGCGGCCGGTGGCCGGCGAAGGCGGTGGTGGGCGAGACGGTCGAGGTGTCGGCGACGGTGTTCCGGGAGGGGCACGAGCGGCTGGGTGCGGGGGTGGTGCTGCGGACGCCGGAGGGTGAGGAGCTGGCGCCGCAGCGGATGAGCGAGGTCGGGGTCGGGCTGGACCGGTGGTCGGCGCAGGTGACGCCGACGGAGATGGGGTCGTGGGCGTTCCGGGTGGAGGCCTGGGGCGATCCGATCGCGCACTGGCGGCACGACGCGGAGATCAAGATTCCGCGGGGGCAGGACGTCGAACTCATGCTCACCGAGGGGGCGCGGCTGTTCGCCCGCGCGGCGGAGGCCGTCCCCGGCAAGGACCGCCCGACCGTGGAACGGCTGGCCAAGCGCCTCCGGGACGAGACCGTGCCGGTCACCGACCGGATGGAGGCCGTGGCCGATCCCGACGTCGAGGACGTGCTGGAACGCCATCCGTTGCGGGATCTGTTGACGGTCAGCGACTGGTATCCGCTGGTGGTGCACCGGCAGCGGGCGCTGTTCGGGGCCTGGTACGAGTTCTTCCCCCGCTCCGAGGGCGCCACCTTCGACCCCCTGGGACGCCGCGGCCCGATCTCCGGCACGTTCCGCACCGCGATGAAACGCCTGCCCGCCATCGCCGACATGGGCTTCGACGTGGTCTACCTACCGCCCATCCACCCGATCGGCACCGCCCACCGCAAAGGCCCCAACAACACCCTGGACGCCGGCCCCTACGACCCCGGCTCCCCCTGGGCCATCGGATCGGCCGACGGCGGCCACGACACCGTCCACCCCGACCTGGGCACCCTGGACGACTTCGACGCCTTCGTCGAACACGCCGGCAACTGCGGCCTGGAAATCGCCCTGGACCTGGCCCTGCAATGCTCCCCCGACCACCCCTGGGTCACCCAGCACCCCGAATGGTTCACCACCCGCGCCGACGGCACCATCGCCCACGCCGAGAACCCGCCCAAAAAATACCAGGACATCTACCCCCTCAACTTCGACCACGACCCCGACGGCCTCTACACCGCCGTCAAAAACCTCCTCCACCACTGGATCGACCACGGCGTCAAAATCTTCAGAGTCGACAACCCCCACACCAAACCCGTCGCCTTCTGGGAACGACTCCTGGCCGACATCCACACCACCGACCCCGACGTACTGTTCCTGGCCGAGGCCTTCACCCGCCCCGCCATGATGCACACCCTCGCCAAAATCGGATTCCACCAGTCCTACACCTACTTCACCTGGCGCAACAACGCCGAAGAACTCACCCGCTACTTCACCGAACTCACCGGCCCCACCGCCGCCTACATGCGCCCCAACCTCTTCACCAACACCCCCGACATCCTCAACGAATACCTCCAGCACGGCGGCCGCCCCGCCTTCGAAATCCGCGCCATCCTCGCCGCACTCCTGTCCCCCACCTGGGGCATCTACTCCGGCTACGAACTCTGCGAGAACACCCCCGTACGCCCCGGCAGCGAGGAATACCGCGACTCAGAGAAATACCAGTACCGCCCCCGCGACTGGGAAACCGCCGACCGCACCGGCACCACCATCGCCCCCCTCATCACCACCCTCAACACACTCCGCAACACCCACCCCGCCCTCCAACAACTCCGCAACCTGCACTTCCACCACATCGACCAACCCGAACTCCTCGCCTTCTCCAAACGCCACCTCCACGACACCGTCCTGACCATCATCAACCTCAACCCCCACCACCCCCGCGAAGCCACCGTCCACCTCGACCTCCCCGCCCTCGGCCTCCCCGACGACCCCGACCAACCCCACACCCTCACCGACCAACTCGACGGCACCACCTACACCTGGCGCGGATCGAACTACGTCTACCTCGATCCCCGTGTCCGACCCGCACATGTTCTGACGTTCGGGAGCAGCGAGAGTTGA
- the glgP gene encoding alpha-glucan family phosphorylase yields MKAIRRFTVRTVLPEPLRQLEELVLNLRWSWHHETLDLFRDVDPALWKAVHHDPVRLLGEVAPERLARLAEDRRFLRRLQDTAEDLHEYLTAPRWYQSRPGDSPVSIAYFSPEYGITAALPQYSGGLGILAGDHLKTASDLGVPILGVGLLYRHGYFSQSLSPDGWQLERYPPIDPNGLPLTLLRERDGTPVRVVIGLPKGGGLHAQVWIARVGRVPQLLLDSDVEENDQAARDVTDRLYGGGGDHRLLQEMLLGIGGVRAIRAYCRITGHPAPEVFHTNEGHAGFLGLERIRELAEEEGLTFDEALEAVRAGTVFTTHTPVPAGIDRFPRELIARYFGGANEEEQVPVDRILALGAEDYPGGDRTVFNMAVMGMRLAQRVNGVSRLHGEVSRQMFGGLWGGFDTAEVPVGSITNGVHAGTWVAREVLEFTARELPSVMESGRGWEAVRDVPEPEIWRMRNLLRRRLVMDARRRLRESWRQRGASEAETSWIDDALDPDALTIGFARRVPSYKRLTLMMSDPDRLRAILLDPDRPVQIVIAGKAHPADEGGKRLIQEIVRFTGSEDVRHRIVFLPDYDMALGQLMVQGCDVWMNNPLRPLEACGTSGMKAALNGGLNLSIRDGWWDEWYDGQNGWAIPSADGLASPDRRDELEAAALYELIEDHVSVTFYDRDSAGLPRRWLEMVKHTIATLGPKVLASRMLRDYVDDLYTPAAVSERSMVADKFAGARELAAWKRQVRSAWPRVAVEHVESTGEESPQVGARLTVRVVVDLDGLAPEDVAVEVAYGRVDDADALVDPSYLELEDGGPAENGRRRYAGEVPLGRSGAFGYSVRVVPSHPLLSTRAEMGLVALPPAPQGMTNGDLR; encoded by the coding sequence GTGAAGGCAATCCGACGTTTCACGGTACGCACCGTCCTTCCCGAGCCCCTCAGGCAGCTCGAGGAGCTGGTCCTCAACCTGCGCTGGTCGTGGCACCACGAGACGCTCGACCTCTTCCGCGACGTGGACCCTGCGCTCTGGAAGGCCGTCCACCACGATCCGGTCCGGCTGCTCGGCGAGGTCGCCCCCGAGCGGCTCGCGCGGCTGGCCGAGGACCGGCGGTTCCTGCGACGCCTCCAGGACACCGCCGAAGACCTGCACGAGTACCTGACGGCGCCGCGCTGGTACCAGTCGCGGCCGGGGGACTCCCCGGTGAGCATCGCCTACTTCTCACCCGAGTACGGGATCACCGCCGCGCTCCCGCAGTACTCCGGGGGCCTCGGCATCCTCGCGGGCGACCACCTGAAGACCGCCAGCGACCTCGGCGTCCCCATCCTCGGGGTCGGGCTCCTCTACCGGCACGGCTACTTCTCCCAGTCGCTGTCGCCGGACGGCTGGCAGTTGGAGCGCTACCCCCCGATCGACCCCAACGGGCTGCCCCTCACCCTCCTGCGGGAGCGGGACGGGACGCCGGTGCGCGTCGTCATCGGCCTGCCCAAGGGCGGCGGCCTGCACGCGCAGGTGTGGATCGCGCGGGTCGGCCGCGTCCCGCAGCTGCTCCTCGACTCCGACGTCGAGGAGAACGACCAGGCGGCCCGGGACGTCACCGACCGGCTGTACGGGGGCGGCGGCGACCACCGCCTCCTCCAGGAGATGCTGCTCGGCATCGGCGGCGTGCGGGCCATCCGCGCGTACTGCCGCATCACCGGGCACCCGGCGCCCGAGGTGTTCCACACCAACGAGGGCCACGCCGGGTTCCTCGGCCTGGAGCGCATCCGCGAGCTGGCCGAGGAGGAGGGCCTGACCTTCGACGAGGCGCTGGAGGCGGTCCGGGCGGGCACGGTCTTCACCACCCACACGCCCGTCCCGGCCGGTATCGACCGCTTCCCCCGCGAGCTGATCGCCCGCTACTTCGGCGGCGCGAACGAGGAGGAGCAGGTCCCCGTCGACCGGATCCTCGCGCTCGGCGCCGAGGACTACCCCGGCGGCGACCGCACCGTGTTCAACATGGCCGTGATGGGAATGCGCCTGGCGCAGCGCGTGAACGGCGTCAGCCGGCTGCACGGCGAGGTCAGCCGGCAGATGTTCGGCGGGCTGTGGGGCGGGTTCGACACCGCCGAGGTCCCCGTCGGGTCGATAACCAACGGCGTGCACGCGGGTACCTGGGTCGCGCGCGAGGTCCTGGAGTTCACCGCCCGGGAGCTGCCGTCGGTGATGGAGTCCGGGCGCGGCTGGGAGGCGGTCCGCGACGTCCCCGAGCCGGAGATCTGGCGGATGCGGAATCTGCTGCGCCGCCGCCTCGTGATGGACGCGCGCCGCCGGCTGCGCGAGTCGTGGCGGCAGCGCGGCGCCAGCGAGGCCGAGACCTCCTGGATCGACGACGCCCTCGACCCCGACGCCCTCACGATCGGGTTCGCGCGGCGCGTCCCGTCCTACAAGCGGCTCACGCTGATGATGAGCGACCCGGACCGGCTCCGCGCGATCCTGCTGGACCCCGACCGGCCCGTGCAGATCGTCATCGCCGGGAAGGCGCACCCGGCCGACGAGGGCGGCAAGCGGCTCATCCAGGAGATCGTCCGGTTCACCGGGTCCGAGGACGTCCGGCACCGGATCGTGTTCCTGCCCGACTACGACATGGCGCTCGGGCAGCTCATGGTCCAGGGCTGCGACGTGTGGATGAACAACCCGCTGCGCCCGCTGGAGGCGTGCGGCACGTCCGGGATGAAGGCGGCGCTGAACGGCGGGCTGAACCTGTCGATCCGCGACGGCTGGTGGGACGAGTGGTACGACGGCCAGAACGGCTGGGCGATCCCCTCCGCCGACGGCCTCGCCAGCCCCGACCGGCGCGACGAGCTGGAGGCCGCCGCCCTGTACGAGCTGATCGAGGACCACGTGTCCGTCACGTTCTACGACCGCGACTCGGCCGGGCTGCCGCGCCGCTGGCTGGAGATGGTCAAGCACACCATCGCCACCCTCGGCCCGAAGGTCCTCGCGTCCCGGATGCTGCGCGACTACGTCGACGACCTGTACACCCCGGCCGCCGTGTCGGAGCGCTCGATGGTCGCCGACAAGTTCGCGGGCGCCCGCGAGCTGGCGGCCTGGAAGCGCCAGGTCCGCTCGGCGTGGCCGCGGGTCGCCGTCGAGCACGTCGAGTCCACCGGGGAGGAGAGCCCCCAGGTCGGCGCGCGGCTGACGGTCCGCGTCGTGGTGGACCTCGACGGGCTCGCCCCCGAGGACGTCGCCGTCGAGGTCGCCTACGGCCGGGTGGACGACGCCGACGCGCTCGTCGACCCGTCCTACCTGGAGCTGGAGGACGGCGGCCCGGCCGAGAACGGGCGGCGCCGCTACGCCGGCGAGGTCCCGCTCGGCCGCAGCGGCGCGTTCGGCTACAGCGTGCGGGTGGTGCCGAGCCACCCGCTGCTGTCCACCCGGGCCGAGATGGGCCTCGTCGCGCTGCCGCCCGCGCCGCAGGGCATGACGAACGGCGACCTGCGCTAG
- a CDS encoding SWIM zinc finger family protein: MDEGIRARTRRGSIGAQWWSRRFIDLVESFADAGRLQRGRAYARKGNVFDLRVEAYEVTAKVRGSAPEPYEVALGIEAIDEDGWRAVEAELASRALFRARLLAGEMPPEIEWVFAELGLALFPDSASDLHLMCDCPDWGDPCKHAAAVLYLLAEAFDDDPFLILQWNGRRRDQLLGALRRATETEPDPLEMREEPLTAAGFWTPPSGLARLRERPPAPPVPPGFVLQVAAPPPVRVRRRALTDVLAPVYEALAGQDED, translated from the coding sequence GTGGACGAGGGCATCAGGGCGCGCACCCGGCGGGGCTCGATCGGGGCGCAGTGGTGGTCGCGGCGCTTCATCGACCTGGTGGAGTCGTTCGCCGACGCCGGGCGCCTCCAGCGGGGACGCGCCTACGCGCGCAAGGGCAACGTGTTCGACCTGCGGGTGGAGGCGTACGAGGTCACCGCGAAGGTGCGGGGCTCGGCACCGGAGCCGTACGAGGTGGCGCTCGGCATCGAGGCGATCGACGAGGACGGCTGGCGCGCGGTGGAGGCGGAGCTGGCGTCCCGTGCGCTGTTCCGGGCCCGGCTGCTGGCCGGGGAGATGCCGCCGGAGATCGAGTGGGTGTTCGCCGAGCTGGGGCTCGCGCTGTTCCCGGACTCGGCGTCCGACCTGCACCTGATGTGCGACTGCCCCGACTGGGGCGACCCGTGCAAGCACGCCGCCGCCGTCCTGTACCTGCTGGCCGAGGCGTTCGACGACGACCCGTTCCTCATCCTCCAGTGGAACGGCCGGCGCCGGGACCAGCTGCTCGGCGCGTTGCGGCGCGCCACCGAGACCGAGCCCGATCCGCTGGAGATGCGGGAGGAGCCGCTCACCGCCGCCGGGTTCTGGACGCCGCCGTCCGGGCTGGCCCGGCTCCGCGAGCGCCCGCCCGCGCCGCCCGTCCCGCCGGGGTTCGTGCTCCAGGTCGCCGCGCCTCCGCCGGTCCGCGTCCGGCGTCGCGCGCTGACGGACGTGCTGGCGCCCGTCTACGAGGCGCTCGCCGGGCAGGACGAGGATTGA
- a CDS encoding sensor histidine kinase has product MRLANRDARPVPWLPTGRTADAALAGGAFAVLAAMTLVSIHTGPPSRMPLYSWALLAVACGALYLRRSRPVAVAAVTLAACAVYYPVTEPDGPAVLTFVIALYTAAAEGHLIAAAVLAGIAVAGTVAADRRDDVNHLADAAGFLLIGWFVAVVAIGGVVRNRRAYLREAQERARVAERGREAEARRRAIEERLRIARELHDVLGHNISLINVQATAALHGLRREPQRAEDALTAIKQASKDVLREMRATLGVLRQVDEAAPVAPAPGLARLDELARGLAAAGLEIRTEAEGEPRPLPAETDLAAFRIVQEALTNVTRHSGAASAVVRVRYEADGVVVSVEDDGRPGSGTPSADGSGIRGMRERAEALGGGLVAGPGPDGGFTVRARLPL; this is encoded by the coding sequence GTGCGACTTGCCAACCGCGACGCGCGGCCGGTCCCGTGGCTGCCGACCGGCCGCACCGCGGACGCCGCACTGGCCGGCGGGGCCTTCGCCGTCCTGGCCGCGATGACCCTCGTGTCGATCCACACGGGCCCGCCCTCACGGATGCCCCTCTACAGCTGGGCGCTGCTCGCGGTCGCCTGCGGGGCGCTGTACCTGCGCCGGAGCCGGCCCGTCGCCGTCGCCGCCGTCACGCTCGCCGCCTGCGCCGTCTACTACCCGGTCACCGAGCCGGACGGCCCGGCCGTGCTCACCTTCGTCATCGCCCTCTACACGGCGGCGGCCGAGGGCCACCTCATCGCGGCCGCCGTCCTCGCGGGGATCGCGGTGGCCGGGACCGTGGCCGCCGACCGCCGCGACGACGTCAACCACCTCGCCGACGCCGCCGGCTTCCTCCTCATCGGCTGGTTCGTCGCGGTCGTCGCCATCGGCGGCGTCGTCCGCAACCGCCGCGCCTACCTGCGCGAGGCGCAGGAGCGCGCCCGCGTCGCCGAGCGCGGCCGCGAGGCCGAGGCCCGCCGCCGCGCCATCGAGGAGCGGCTGCGCATCGCCCGCGAGCTGCACGACGTCCTCGGCCACAACATCTCGCTCATCAACGTGCAGGCCACCGCCGCGCTGCACGGCCTGCGCCGCGAGCCGCAGCGCGCCGAGGACGCCCTCACCGCGATCAAGCAGGCCAGCAAGGACGTGCTACGGGAGATGCGCGCCACGCTCGGCGTCCTGCGGCAGGTCGACGAGGCCGCCCCGGTCGCGCCCGCCCCCGGCCTCGCCCGCCTGGACGAGCTGGCCCGGGGCCTCGCGGCGGCCGGGCTGGAGATCCGCACCGAGGCGGAGGGCGAGCCGCGCCCGCTGCCCGCCGAGACCGACCTCGCCGCGTTCCGGATCGTCCAGGAGGCGCTCACCAACGTCACCCGGCACTCCGGCGCGGCGTCCGCCGTCGTCCGCGTCCGCTACGAGGCCGACGGCGTTGTCGTCAGCGTCGAGGACGACGGAAGGCCCGGATCCGGAACGCCGTCGGCCGACGGCAGCGGCATCCGCGGGATGCGGGAGCGCGCCGAGGCGCTCGGCGGCGGCCTCGTCGCCGGGCCCGGCCCGGACGGCGGCTTCACCGTCCGCGCCCGCCTGCCGCTCTAG